In Portunus trituberculatus isolate SZX2019 chromosome 36, ASM1759143v1, whole genome shotgun sequence, one DNA window encodes the following:
- the LOC123513602 gene encoding uncharacterized protein LOC123513602 produces MDPQVSNPSPAPLPDSSRASLSSELQPEVSTSASTVSSADQVHAVTTRAGRMKRLHPLVLPELQPLSMTPQEFNQLQASCPSLTGVRQKASTGEVEKARNGSSFQYLYVNGLLYRKCLTSQLPNKVWERISVPTAALVTSANGCHQRAGCVLSLFSPYL; encoded by the exons ATGGATCCCCAGGTCTCTAATCCTTCTCCAGCTCCTCTTCCTGATTCCAGCAGGGCATCCTTGTCATCAGAGCTGCAGCCGGAGGTTTCTACCAGTGCTTCGACTGTGTCTTCGGCTGACCAAGTACACGCTGTTACCACCCGTGCcggaaggatgaaaagactGCATCCTCTGGTACTTCCAGAACTTCAGCCTCTCTCCATGACCCCTCAAGAGTTCAACCAACTGCAAGCCTCGTGTCCTTCCTTAACTGGGGTACGACAGAAAGCCTCTACGGGAGAAGTTGAGAAAGCCAGGAACGGGTCGTCCTTCCAGTACCTGTACGTCAATGGGCTTCTCTACCGCAAGTGCCTCACTTCTCAGCTTCCAAATAAG GTATGGGAGCGGATATCCGTGCCTACTGCCGCTCTTGTGACAAGTGCCAACGGATGTCATCAAAGGGCCGGGTGCGTCCTGTCCCTCTTCAGCCCCTACCTGTGA
- the LOC123513601 gene encoding C2H2 type master regulator of conidiophore development brlA-like isoform X1 codes for MAHDQSRGNGGSMQPGNATAPELSVDPLDIAGDPTEFNKYLVGESRNWGVVKQELDLEEQTASLTLQEQQQLQQQQQQQQQYSQAVYTYMTMEGESSVGSTSFTDMTSTMRVTREATNALYPEQSMHHLVPSNSDQAQYLSRSAVNSGEGQGGQGGSPSAFMSIINTPSPSSNNSDSSHCAYTSPLYSPQHPQNFYGVYSHGQNPQHNQVATSPTYNSLHDHSPSTFGPPGQVTPLNNHISPQMTPAYNQVLYQTASTYSYQQDLVTPTCTHPPDDTPSISGTRSSHISPDVTPLPAPVATSPYHEDSKVRNGKMYYTTYLNNHGAAVPKLERPARHPSGPTPTQAGQGRGQLAMQFPETKLYPLPPNVSLSRFFHGFENSFPYHVSPQQGSPASQGFGSVAYLNNHGSAPGMSSSPQVSAQFPASYPAAGVAPHPHTCGGARHKTCNKNNNSKREPNRESPKGSPCGSVKEKERIARRAARKLSRGVLKRKRGCTCYSCQIVFASSGHLKRHMEAHGSNRRFKCPHPYCDVAYSRQDNLKAHVAKAIHRREGDPYTIPVSDDEDSDDEDCSFGGDYNIVGINDFLNYEPHDDDDVM; via the exons ATGGCACACGACCAAAGCCGTGGGAATGGCGGCTCCATGCAGCCCGGGAACGCCACAGCTCCTGAGCTGAGCGTTGATCCGCTGGACATTGCCGGAGATCCGACAGAGTTCAACAAATATTTGGTGGGGGAGTCACGGAATTGGGGCGTTGTAAAGCAAGAACTCGACCTTGAGGAACAGAcagcctccctcacccttcaggagcagcagcagctacaacaacaacagcagcagcagcagcagtactccCAGGCAGTCTACACCTACATGACAA tggaaggggagagCAGCGTCGGCAGCACCTCCTTTACTGACATGACCTCCACCATGAGGGTGACACGAGAAGCCACCAACGCCCTCTACCCTGAGCAGTCCATGCACCATCTCGTCCCCAGCAACTCAGACCAGGCCCAGTACCTCTCCC GCTCTGCGGTGAACTCCGGCGAGGGACAGGGCGGGCAGGGCGGATCCCCCTCGGCCTTCATGTCCATCATAAATACACCCAGCCCTTCCAGCAACAACTCTGACAGCTCGCACTGTGCTTACACCTCGCCGCTGTACTCCCCGCAGCATCCTCAGAACTTCTACGGTGTTTACAGCCACGGTCAAAACCCACAACACAACCAAGTAGCCACCTCTCCCACATACAACTCTCTCCATGATCATTCCCCTTCCACTTTTGGACCCCCCGGCCAAGTCACACCATTGAATAACCATATCTCTCCACAAATGACGCCTGCCTACAACCAAGTGCTCTATCAGACAGCATCTACATACAGCTACCAGCAGGACCTAGTCACGCCCACCTGCACCCACCCTCCTGACGACACCCCTTCCATTTCCGGCACACGCTCTTCTCACATCTCTCCGGACGTAACTCCTCTCCCAGCGCCCGTCGCCACCTCTCCTTACCACGAAGATTCCAAGGTGCGGAATGGCAAGATGTACTACACCACTTACCTCAACAACCACGGCGCGGCGGTGCCCAAGCTCGAGCGTCCAGCCAGGCACCCGTCAGGCCCCACGCCCACCCAGGCTGGTCAAGGCCGAGGGCAGCTCGCTATGCAGTTTCCAGAGACCAAGCTGTACCCATTGCCTCCCAATGTGTCACTGAGTCGATTCTTCCATGGATTTGAGAACAGCTTCCCCTATCACGTGTCGCCCCAACAGGGCAGCCCGGCCAGTCAGGGATTTGGCTCCGTCGCCTACCTGAATAACCATGGCAGCGCACCCGGCATGTCCTCGTCTCCCCAAGTATCTGCTCAATTCCCAGCATCTTACCCCGCCGCAGGCGTCGCCCCACACCCGCACACATGTGGTGGCGCCCGGCACAAGACGtgcaataagaacaataacagcaaacgTGAACCTAATCGCGAGTCCCCAAAAGGATCGCCGTGTGGCTCCGTCAAGGAGAAGGAGCGTATCGCCAGGCGCGCCGCCAGGAAGCTCAGCCGCGGTGTACTCAAGAGGAAGCGGGGCTGCACCTGTTACTCCTGTCAGATTGTGTTCGCCTCCTCGGGCCACCTGAAGCGCCACATGGAAGCCCACGGCTCAAATCGCCGATTCAAGTGCCCTCATCCTTACTGTGACGTGGCCTACAGCCGCCAGGACAATCTCAAAGCCCACGTGGCCAAGGCCATCCACCGCAGGGAGGGAGACCCTTACACCATCCCAGTCTCCGATGATGAGGACTCGGACGATGAGGATTGCAGCTTTGGAGGAGACTACAACATCGTCGGCATTAACGACTTCTTGAACTACGAGCCGCACGACGACGATGACGTAATGTGA